The following are from one region of the Silene latifolia isolate original U9 population chromosome 9, ASM4854445v1, whole genome shotgun sequence genome:
- the LOC141601069 gene encoding uncharacterized protein LOC141601069 produces MGKSLTTFGLEHLDTCIDEELKRSRDIIDVLDAAIPEECRVCKGLLNTAQQEAFDAIMDYIHSSKPGAFFIDGPGGTGKTFLYNALYAELRLMGEIVLPTATSGITASNIPSGRTTHSRFKIHIDCDVSLACDVPKQSILAALIVATSLIIWDEALMAKRQNVESLDILLRDLCDSNQLFGGKVVVFSGDFRQTLLILPRRLQREVIEASLVSSPIWPKLIKFKLTGNIRAQTDPEFASFLLSLGNGALQTKESEYIRLPDGMVRATVNGGPDTISELAKLAFPELDDESFDSDIFTTRAILTPLNDDVDAINNVLIEKFPG; encoded by the coding sequence ATGGGTAAGTCCCTCACAACCTTTGGTCTAGAACACCTGGACACATGCATCGATGAAGAACTTAAACGTTCCAGAGATATAATTGATGTGTTGGACGCGGCGATTCCAGAGGAATGCAGAGTGTGCAAGGGTCTGCTAAATACAGCTCAGCAGGAGGCATTTGATGCAATTATGGACTATATACATTCGTCAAAACCCGGAGCTTTCTTTATAGACGGTCCCGGTGGGACGGGGAAAACCTTCTTGTACAATGCGCTATATGCTGAACTGCGCTTGATGGGTGAGATTGTCTTGCCAACAGCGACTTCGGGCATTACTGCATCAAACATACCCTCTGGGCGAACTACGCATTCGCGGTTCAAAATTCACATTGATTGTGATGTTTCCCTCGCATGCGACGTCCCAAAACAGAGCATTCTAGCAGCATTGATTGTGGCAACAAGCTTGATAATATGGGATGAAGCTTTAATGGCAAAGAGACAAAATGTAGAGTCTCTTGACATTCTTCTGAGAGACTTATGCGACTCAAACCAGCTTTTTGGGGGTAAGGTTGTCGTGTTTAGCGGCGACTTTCGGCAGACACTACTAATACTACCCCGGAGGTTGCAGCGGGAGGTGATTGAAGCTAGCTTGGTAAGCTCCCCTATTTGGCCAAAGTTAATCAAATTTAAACTGACTGGAAATATCCGCGCCCAAACTGACCCTGAATTTGCAAGTTTCCTGCTTTCACTTGGCAACGGGGCACTGCAAACCAAAGAATCTGAATATATACGACTCCCAGATGGGATGGTCAGAGCCACGGTCAATGGCGGTCCAGACACCATCTCTGAACTGGCAAAGCTGGCGTTTCCAGAGCTAGATGATGAATCATTTGATTCCGACATCTTTACAACTAGAGCAATACTAACCCCACTGAACGACGATGTAGATGCCATCAACAATGTCCTAATTGAGAAGTTTCCTGGCTAG